One window from the genome of Chroococcidiopsis sp. TS-821 encodes:
- a CDS encoding DUF2358 domain-containing protein has protein sequence MDIVEILKQDYQRFPANQTYSIYAQDVYFKDPLNEFRGVAKYKATIKFIETWFIAPKMDLHDIRREGDTIKTEWTLSWNTPVPWKPRIAIPGWSELRVNQQDIITSHVDYWKCSRLDVIKQHLFPTKNR, from the coding sequence ATGGACATAGTTGAAATCCTCAAACAGGATTACCAAAGGTTCCCCGCAAATCAGACGTACAGCATCTACGCACAAGATGTGTACTTCAAAGATCCTCTAAACGAATTTCGCGGCGTTGCAAAATATAAAGCGACGATCAAGTTTATTGAAACGTGGTTCATTGCGCCCAAAATGGACTTACACGATATCCGCCGCGAAGGAGACACAATCAAAACTGAGTGGACTTTAAGCTGGAATACTCCTGTACCCTGGAAACCCCGCATTGCAATTCCTGGTTGGAGTGAGTTGCGTGTCAATCAACAGGACATTATTACTTCTCACGTCGATTATTGGAAATGTTCGCGGCTAGACGTCATTAAACAACACCTATTTCCTACCAAGA